One window of Gilliamella sp. B3022 genomic DNA carries:
- a CDS encoding manganese efflux pump MntP has product MSFWAILLLALAMSTDAFAVAICRGVSLKSTPFLGALKVGILFGIVEAITPILGWLIGYIALQYIEKWDHWVVFIIMLFLGINMIYNSLTSLDENDQEEELVSANNKKSFFMLIFTAISTSIDAFAVGVGLAMANVNIYFTASMIGLATCVMVTTGLLLGKKLGCVVGKNAELLGGLVLITIGIITLYQHLTT; this is encoded by the coding sequence GTCGACGGATGCATTTGCGGTAGCGATTTGTCGTGGCGTATCGCTCAAATCAACACCGTTTTTAGGGGCATTAAAAGTGGGGATCTTATTTGGCATTGTTGAAGCCATTACCCCAATACTAGGCTGGTTAATTGGCTATATTGCCTTGCAATATATCGAAAAATGGGATCATTGGGTAGTGTTTATTATCATGTTATTTTTAGGTATAAACATGATTTATAACAGCCTAACATCATTAGATGAAAACGATCAGGAAGAAGAACTAGTATCAGCAAATAATAAAAAATCTTTTTTTATGTTAATCTTTACCGCTATATCAACTAGCATTGATGCATTTGCCGTTGGGGTCGGTTTAGCAATGGCGAATGTTAATATCTATTTTACGGCATCAATGATTGGGTTAGCAACGTGTGTGATGGTGACAACAGGTCTATTACTAGGAAAAAAATTAGGCTGTGTTGTAGGCAAAAACGCGGAGCTTTTAGGCGGATTAGTGCTGATTACAATTGGTATAATTACACTTTATCAACATTTAACAACCTAA
- the groL gene encoding chaperonin GroEL (60 kDa chaperone family; promotes refolding of misfolded polypeptides especially under stressful conditions; forms two stacked rings of heptamers to form a barrel-shaped 14mer; ends can be capped by GroES; misfolded proteins enter the barrel where they are refolded when GroES binds): MAAKDVKFGNDARTKMLKGVNVLADAVKVTLGPKGRNVVLDKSFGAPTITKDGVSVAREIELEDKFENMGAQMVKEVASKANDAAGDGTTTATVLAQAIVNEGLKAVAAGMNPMDLKRGIDKAVVAAVEELKKLSSPCADSKAIAQVGTISANSDETVGTLIAQAMEKVGKEGVITVEDGTGLQDELDVVEGMQFDRGYLSPYFINKPETATVELDSPYILLADKKISNIRELLPVLEAVAKAGKSLLIIAEDVEGEALATLVVNTMRGIVKVAAVKAPGFGDRRKAMLQDIAILTAGTVISEEIGLELEKATLEDLGQAKRVVINKDNTTIIDGVGEESLISARVEQIRKQIEESTSDYDKEKLQERVAKLAGGVAVIKVGAATEVEMKEKKARVEDALHATRAAVEEGVVAGGGVALVRAASAILDLKGANEDQNVGIKVALRAMEAPLRQIVTNCGEEASVVVNAVKGGKGNYGYNASTEEYGDMIAMGILDPTKVTRSALQYAASVAGLMITTECMVTDLPKDDKADLGAAAGMGGMGGMGGMM; encoded by the coding sequence ATGGCAGCTAAAGATGTAAAATTTGGTAATGATGCCCGTACTAAAATGCTTAAGGGTGTGAATGTATTAGCTGATGCAGTTAAAGTCACTTTAGGTCCAAAAGGACGTAATGTAGTATTAGATAAATCATTTGGTGCACCAACTATTACTAAAGATGGTGTGTCAGTTGCTCGTGAAATCGAATTAGAAGACAAATTCGAAAACATGGGTGCACAAATGGTTAAAGAAGTGGCTTCAAAAGCAAACGATGCCGCTGGTGACGGTACAACTACCGCAACAGTCCTTGCGCAAGCAATTGTTAACGAAGGTTTAAAAGCGGTTGCGGCTGGCATGAATCCAATGGATTTAAAACGTGGTATCGATAAAGCAGTTGTTGCAGCAGTTGAAGAGCTTAAAAAATTATCTTCACCTTGTGCAGACTCTAAAGCGATTGCTCAAGTAGGTACAATCTCTGCTAACTCAGATGAAACTGTGGGTACTTTAATTGCTCAAGCAATGGAAAAAGTGGGTAAAGAAGGTGTTATCACTGTTGAAGATGGTACTGGTTTACAAGACGAGCTTGATGTTGTTGAAGGTATGCAATTTGATCGTGGTTATTTATCACCATATTTCATCAATAAACCAGAAACAGCTACTGTTGAATTAGATAGCCCATACATTTTATTAGCGGATAAAAAAATCTCTAACATCCGTGAATTATTACCAGTATTAGAAGCAGTGGCTAAAGCAGGTAAATCACTACTAATCATTGCTGAAGATGTTGAAGGCGAAGCATTAGCCACTTTAGTTGTGAATACTATGCGTGGTATTGTTAAAGTTGCCGCAGTTAAAGCACCTGGCTTTGGTGATCGTCGTAAAGCTATGTTACAAGACATCGCGATTTTAACAGCTGGTACGGTAATTTCAGAAGAAATCGGTTTAGAGCTTGAAAAAGCTACTTTAGAAGACCTAGGTCAAGCTAAACGTGTTGTTATCAATAAAGACAATACCACTATCATCGATGGTGTGGGTGAAGAGTCTTTAATCAGTGCACGTGTTGAACAAATTCGTAAACAAATCGAAGAATCAACTTCTGATTACGATAAAGAAAAACTTCAAGAACGTGTAGCTAAATTAGCTGGTGGTGTTGCAGTAATTAAAGTTGGTGCAGCAACTGAAGTTGAAATGAAAGAGAAAAAAGCACGTGTTGAAGATGCATTACATGCTACTCGCGCAGCGGTTGAAGAAGGTGTGGTTGCCGGTGGTGGTGTTGCGTTAGTTCGTGCTGCATCTGCAATTTTAGACCTTAAAGGTGCAAACGAAGATCAAAACGTTGGTATTAAAGTTGCCCTTCGTGCAATGGAAGCGCCATTACGTCAAATCGTGACTAACTGTGGTGAAGAAGCATCGGTTGTGGTTAACGCAGTTAAAGGTGGCAAAGGTAACTATGGTTACAATGCTTCAACTGAAGAGTACGGCGATATGATCGCAATGGGTATCTTAGATCCAACTAAAGTAACGCGTAGCGCATTACAATATGCGGCATCTGTTGCGGGTCTTATGATCACAACTGAATGTATGGTTACTGATTTACCTAAAGATGATAAAGCTGATTTAGGTGCTGCTGCAGGTATGGGCGGCATGGGTGGAATGGGCGGAATGATGTAA
- a CDS encoding co-chaperone GroES — translation MKIRPLHDRVIIKRKEVESKSAGGIVLTGSAAGKSTRGEVLAVGNGRILENGQVQPLDVKVGDIVIFNEGYGVKTEKIDNEEVLILSESDILAIVQA, via the coding sequence ATGAAAATTCGTCCATTGCATGATCGTGTGATCATTAAACGCAAAGAAGTAGAATCAAAATCAGCTGGCGGTATTGTTTTAACAGGCTCAGCTGCGGGTAAATCAACACGTGGTGAAGTTTTAGCGGTTGGTAATGGTCGCATTTTGGAAAATGGTCAAGTTCAACCACTCGATGTTAAAGTTGGTGATATCGTAATTTTCAATGAAGGATATGGCGTTAAAACAGAAAAAATTGATAATGAAGAAGTACTTATCTTATCTGAAAGCGATATTTTAGCCATTGTTCAAGCGTAA
- a CDS encoding FxsA family protein yields the protein MRVFGFIIFFIYAYFELSFFINVADSIGVFLALIGIIATSIIGFSLIKKQGLNNLSIMQQKIANHQSPKDEIIKSVSLLFAGFLLLIPGFLTDMLGAILLIPRIQDYIVRFIVKKFPFKVRSFSSSSNVQLNDVIEGEFERKDD from the coding sequence ATGCGAGTCTTTGGATTTATTATTTTTTTTATCTATGCTTATTTTGAACTCAGTTTCTTTATAAACGTTGCAGATTCAATAGGTGTTTTTCTTGCTTTAATTGGCATTATTGCCACTTCGATTATTGGGTTTTCTTTAATTAAAAAGCAGGGTTTAAATAACCTAAGTATTATGCAACAAAAAATTGCTAATCATCAAAGCCCTAAAGATGAAATTATTAAGAGCGTGTCCTTACTCTTTGCGGGTTTTTTATTGCTAATTCCGGGTTTTTTAACCGATATGCTTGGCGCGATTTTGTTAATTCCACGCATTCAAGATTATATTGTTCGCTTTATTGTTAAAAAATTTCCTTTCAAAGTTCGCTCATTTTCTTCTAGCAGCAATGTGCAACTTAATGATGTAATTGAGGGGGAATTTGAGCGTAAAGATGATTAA